The genome window ATCTTATTTGCCGAAATTTCATTGTATGAATTTAACGCTAAGGTGTTATCTATTTGCATTATATTATCTCCAAATCAACCTGTATCGCACCAACTCGTTTTAAATTTTCAAGTATCGAGATGATGTCACTTGGTGTTGCTCCGAGCTTGTTTAAAGCTCTTGTTACATTTGCAACAGTTGTTTTTTCGCCTGAAATTTTAAGTAAATTTTGGCTAGGTGCGACAGATGTATCACTTCCTATATTTACATCATTTTGCGCTGCTTCATCGTAGCTATTCGGCTCTATTTTTATTGTGATTGCACCATGCGTTAAGACAACTGGACTAACTACGGCATTTATGCCACTTACTATCGTGCCAGTTCTTTCATCAACCACTATCTTTTCATCTGGCTTATACTCCACATCAAGATCTAGCACAGCACTTGCAAGCTCGATAATGCTAACATCATCTGGCTTTTTAACGATAACCGTTCTTGGATCGATCGCCTTTGCGGCATCATCAGAGATATTTGCATTTATAGTATTTTGGATATCAAGAGCGGTTTTAAAATTTGTATCTTTTAGGCTTAGTCTTATACTATCTTGATTGTAAATGTCATAAGTTACTTCTCGCTCAACCAAAGCTCCATTTAGGATAGAGCCAACGGTTGGGTGGTTGCCACCTGATCTACCCATGCTTTTTCCGCCGATGCTTAAAGCACCCTGAGCCAAAGCATAAATATCACCATCAACGCCTTTTAGTGGCGTCATGAGAAGGGTGCCACCTTGCAAGCTTTTTGCATCACCAATAGATGAGATCACGACATCAAGCTTGTCGCCATGCCTAGCAAATGCAGGAAGCTTAGCTGTTACCATAACAGCAGCTGCATTTTTTGACTTGATATCATCTGGATTTATCTTTACGTTTACACCTTGAAGCATGTTTGATAGAGACTGTATCGTAAATTTTGACGTTGAGCCATCACCTGTGCCGTTTAGTCCTACAACTAGGCCGTAGCCTATTAGCTGATTATCTCTTACGCCAACTATGCTTGCAAGCTCTTTTATCTGCGTAGCAAAGGCTGAAGTAGCTATCACTGAAGCTGCTACAAAAGATAAAAATTTTTTCATATTTTTTCCTAAAATTTAGCTATTTTAGGTTTTTAAAGCAAAAGATGTTCCAAATTTTTATAAATTATTGGAAGTAAGAGAGTGAAGTAGCTCCAAATTTTTTAAATTTTACAAGTTTATATGTAAAAATTTCATTGCTAAATTTAAAGTCGCTGTTGTGTTCAAAAACTATCATATAAATTTTCTCTTTTTTTAGCTGCGAAATCAAATTTACAAGCTTGACGTAAATATCATCAAAGCCAGCTCTTATGTCAAATGGCGGATCCAGATAGAGCAAGACCTTGCCACTTTGAGAATTTACAAGATCAGGTAAGATGGCAAAGGTGTCGCCATTTATCGCTTTTAAATTAGCACTCTCTAGACTTTTAAGATTGCTTTGCGTGATCTTAAAAGCGGCTCTATCTTTTTCGATAGCGATAGCCTCACGTGCTCCGTTACTAACGGCCTCACATGCCATCACGCCACTTCCACCAAAGCCCTCTATAAATGTAAGAGTATAAATTTCATCTCTAATGACATTAAAAAAAGACTCTTTTACGATACTTTTAGTGCTTCTAGTCGTGCTTAAGCTTGGCAACTCAAGCCTTTTGCCTTTAAATTTGCCACTTGAAATTTTGGTGTATAGCTTCACTGATTTGCCCTTAAAATTTCAAGAAGATCAGCTTTAAATTTATCTATTAAAAGTGAAATTTTCTCTTCTAAGCTATTTTCATTTTTAGTTTCATTAAGCTCATTTGCTTTTGAAATTTGCATAGCTGAGTAAAATTCTTCAAGCGTATCAAGAAGTGTTGTCTTGGTAAAAGGATGAGAAAGATGAGCATTTTTTCCTATTATAAATAGCGGTTTTTTTGTCACGATCTCGCGGTCACTCACTACAAAATCACAATCCTTATGATGAGCAGCTAAATTTCCACAAAAAAGTAGCAGTGTCTTTTGAAGTAAAATACACTCGCACTCAAATGAAATTTTCATATCTCTTCCTATAAATTTTTGCTCGATTTTAGCCTAAATAATCAAAAATTTGTATAAACACTAAAGGATTTTAAAATTTTACCGATGTAGAAGCTAACGTAAGTTTTAAGGAGTAAAACTATGGAAATCTTTAAGGCAGCAGCAAATCAGGTACTAGATACGAGCATGAGCACATCCGCTCAGCGTCAAATAGATAGCAGACCTATCGAGCATTCTGATGTTAAATTAAGTGCTGATAAAAATAACGAAACAAAAGACATTAACGAGCTAGACGGACTTAGCAACGAAGAGCTTGCCAAAAGAACAAGAGAGGTCACTGACAGACTAAACTATCAAATGCAGCAGCTTGATACTAATGTAAGATTTGCTTACAATGAGAAGCTAAATTTAATGGTTGTGCAAGTAAAAGATGCTAAAACTGGCGAAGAGATAACACAACTTCCAAGTAAAGAAGCTATAAGAATAAGTGAGTATTTCAAAGAAAGCATAGGAATACTTTTTGACAAGGAGAGTTAAAAATGGCAGTAGGTAACGTAACAAATTTAGGCATCGGTACAAAAAATAGCGGGCTAAATGATGATCTTATCAAGAAATTAAAAGAAGCAGATGAGGCAGGACAGATCAAGCCTTTAACAAAAAGGCTAGAAAGAAATGATCTAAAGCAAAAAGACCTTGCAGCGCTAAAAACTCTAGTTAGCAACGTAAACATAAGTGGCAAAACACTTGGCGGAGAGGCACTTTATCTAAAAAGAACTACAAATAACGCTGGTAAAAGCGTAACAGCCTCAGCAGCAAATGGCGTTAGCGTGCAAAATTTTAGTATCGATGTGCAAAAACTTGCTCAAAAAGATACATTTCAAAGCTCAAATTTCAAAAACGCTTCAAGCTTGATAGGTGCGACAAATAACGGCTCTTTTGATGTTGAGATCGATGGACAAAAATTTTCTATTAGCGTAACTAGATCAACCACATATCAAGATATTGTAGACAAGATAAATGATATCAGTGGTGGTAAATTACAAGCTAGAATTTTAAATGTTGGCGGAGATAAGCCAAATCAAATCATGCTTCAATCAGGCAACACTGGCGCAACACAGACTATTAAATTTTCAAATGATACAGCTGGTGTTTTAGATAAACTTGGCTGGGATAGTACGCAGTTTCAAGATAAAGATGCAAATGGCACTCTACTAACAAATCCTGATGGCACACCAAAGATGACATCAAATTTTGAAAAGAATAGAATTTTAAAGGCACAAGATGCGGAATTTACATATAACGGAGTAAATGTAAAAAGAAGCAAAAATACCTTCAACGACTTAAGGCCGGGAATTTCTATTACATTAAATGAAACTGGTAAAACAAACGTAAGCGTTTCTCAGGATACAAAAGAGGTAATAAAAGCGGTTGAAGAATTTATCAAAGACTACAACCTAATGACCATGAACCTTGGTATAGCCACAAAATATGACGAGGAAAAGGGAGCTGGCACTTTCCAAGGCGTTAGCGAAATTTCAAGCTTAAGATCAAACATTGGTCGTCTTGTAAATGGACAAGACAGCGAAGGTAAAGCATTAAGTAAATATGGCATAGTGCCTGATAAAGACGGTCAGCTTCAGCTTGATCTAAATAAATTTAACGCAGCTCTTAGCAAAGATCCTGAAGAGATTCAGAAATTTTTCATGGGATCAAGTAAGATCGAGCCAATAAGCTATATGGGAGCATCGACTGTTAGTGCTGGAGCATTAGACATAAAAGCTGGTGATCTTACAATAAACGGTAAGTCAGTTACATTTTCAACTACAGCCACAGCCACAGCCGAAGAAAATGCACTAAAACTTCAACAAGCCATAAATGACGCTGGCATAACTGGAGTTACAGCCAGTCTTGATAACAGTGGCAAAAGAATCGTCTTAAAAAGAAGCGATGGTGAAAATATCGAAGTAAAAGGTAAAGCTCCTGCTCTAACGACTCTAGGCATGAGCGAAGCAACTGTAAATTCAGTAACTAAAAAAACAGATGGGCTATTTACAAAGCTAGCTAAAATGCTTGATGGTGTCGTTGGTAAAAAAGGCACAATGATCGCTATGCAAAATCAGCTAAAAGACGAAAACGAGTCGATCACAAAAAACAAAGAGAGCACACAAAAGCTCTTAGATGAGAAATATACAACAATGCAAGAGCGTTTTATCAAGTATAACGCTATCATCGCGAGTTTAGAAAATCAGTTCTCAACACTAAAATCAATGATCGATGCAGAGATAAATAGCAGAAAATAAGAGAGAAAGATGAATCAAAGTGCATATAGTGCATACGCACAGTCTAGTTTTGGGGGCATTGAGTCCCCAACTAAATTAATAGAAATGCTTTATGACGGAATTTTAAAATTTATATTTCGTACCAAAAAGGCGATAGAAGCTGGAGATATAGAGAAAAAAGTTTATTATATAAATAGAACAAATGCTATTTTTGTTGAGCTTTTAAATTCGCTTGATTATTCTCAAGGCGATGTAGCTCACTATCTTAGCGGCCTCTATACAAGACAGATGCAGCTTCTTGCTATGGCAAATATACAAAACGATATCGCAGCTTTGAATGAAGTAACTAATGTCGTAAAGCAACTATCTGAAGCATGGAGAGAGGTAACATCAGGTGAATAGCTGGATCAATGAATTTAAATTAGCATTGATAAACGAAGACACGAGCAAGATAGCTGCTTTATCACAAAATTTTAGTGAAGATATGTTTACGAGCCTAGCTTCAGCGCAAGAAGCACAAGCATTAATCGGCGGTGCAATAGAGCTTTTAAAAAGCAAGTCTTCACATATTCAAAATGAGCTTATAAAACTACAAAAAGCTCAAAAATACGTAACAAACTAATCAATTTTTATAAATTTAAAGGCACGGCGTTAAGCCGAGTTCTGTCTTGAGCGATCATTTATCTACGCTTGCTTTTACAAACAAACTCTAGCGAAGGGTTTTAATATAAGACCAAAACCATCCCTTCTTGCTGCAGGTTGGGTTTATATGGCCACGCAAGTTACCAAGCGTGCCGGTGGGCTCTTACTCCGCCGTTTCACCTTTACCGCCGAAGCGGAAGTCTACTTTCTGTTACACTATCCCTTAGGTTTCCCTAGCCATCCGTTAGATGGAACCTTGTCTTATCGCAGCTCGGACTTTCCTCTTTTGCAAAAACAAAAGCGATCGCTTACCGTGCCAGAGCGAAATTATAGCGCCTTTGGCTTAAATTTCTAGCTTTAAAAGCTTTAGACTTTTAACTTTATGTTTTTTATTTAAAAGGCAGATTTGCAAACAGATAGAGTGCTTTGAGTAAATATTTAGCATATGTTTTGTTAAAAATTTATCTCAAAGTGCAATAAATTCAGCATTATTTATAGGTCGTAAATCGTACAAGTTCCCAAATTTCTCCATTATCTCGTGCGTGGCCTCTACAAAAGGCTCACAGCCAAAGTGCGGTACGACGTAAAAATCAACCAAATTTAACCCTGTAAAATCGCTCATATTTGGGCTATTTTCATCCATTAGCGTAGCATATCTCGTATCTGGTGCCGCCACGATCGCTCCTGCTGACTCACCGATATAAATTTTGCCTGCTTGAACTGCATCTTTGATGGTTTGTGCAACATGCGACTTTCGTAACTCACTAAGAAGATAAAATGTATTTCCGCCGCTAACGTAAATGATATCGCACTGACTAATGGTAGATAAAATTTTATCTTCACAAGATGGCTCATCTTGGCTAGATACTAGCGCTGCCGAATCATTGGCGCAAGAGACGTCAAGGTGTCTTAGCTTAGCACCAAATTTTTCCAAAATTTCCACCGCTTCATATACGTAAAAATTTACCTCTTCAAATTTTGCTGCCGTATCGATAAAAGCAACTTTCTTGCCACTAAATTTCACCAATTCATTGATCTTGCTCGCAATCTCCGTAAAATAAGAACAAAGAAAAATATTCGCCATTTTTAATCCTTTTAAAATATAAATTTGCAAACCCATTATATCTAAACGAGCCTAGAAACGCTTGTATTTCACGTCGCTCGCGTCTTGCTCCACGGGTAAAATTTAGTGATGTTAAGATATGGGTCTTAGTGCATAAAATTGCGATAAATTTAGCCTCAAATTTGAGCTTAAAACGACAAGGCAAAGTTTTACCCCGTTTTGCTCACAGCTTTTAAAAAGCGTTAGGCAAGGCAGATTTTGATTTGTGAAATTTAAACTTGAAAGTTAAGGCGAAGTTTTGCGAGATGGTTTTAAGTGTTTTCTGTGTCGCTATGCTCGTAGCTAAACAAAAGAAGTAAATTTCGTCCAAAAATAAGGCATACAGCCTATCGCAGAGCAAAATTTATGCTCTGCTTGCACTTGCGAGCATAGATGCAAAAATCATTTAAAAGCGCTCGCAAGACAAGCCGCCGCCCTACTCAAAGATATTTTTATGCAAGATTTCTTCTAGCACGACCGTCGCGTAGCTGCCTTTTTGCAGCGTAAAATTTATCGTAAAGTGCGCTTTTTCCTCGTTGTATTTATAGCTTGCATCCTCCAAGTAGCACCACGCAAAACGCCTTGAGCCAGTCATTTTAGCCTTAAATTCATTTGCCTGAGCAAAAATTTCATCCTCTACTGTTTTTGCTGCACCCTGCGCCTCATACGCCTTTGCGCCCACGATCAGCCCGCAGCTAGTGATATCTCTAGCGTCAAAGCGCGCGCCCTCCGCGTCCAAATCCTCGCACAAAAAGCACTTACCGTGCGGATAGTGGCCCAAAACTTCGCCCTCCATCAGCTTAAAAAATCTCTTTTGCGATTTTAAATTTTTCAAAATCGCGTTATCAAGATATGGATAAATTTGAGCTAGCTCGCCTAGGCTAAAATCCTGCGCAAACTTCGAAATCTCCACGCGTTTGCTAAGCCAACGGTTGAAAAGATCGCTTTGATAGGCTGAGATCAAAAAGTCATTTAGCTTTACATTTTTGCTCTTTTTGCCATTTATCGTGCCGTTTTTAAGTAGCTCCTGCCCAGTTTCAGCATTATCACCAAATTTACCAAAGCGCTGGTAGCCAAAGTAGTTTGCATAGCCCATTTTATCGATATTTATAAAGGCTTGCTCGAGCTTTTTAGCGCTACTTGGTAGCACCTTTTTTAAGCGGATAAAAAAGCTATTGCCCTTTAGATGTCCGATGCGAAGCTTGTTTTTATGCACGTTTAAATTTAAAATTTTCATCTTTTCATGGCTAAAGTTTGCAAGCGCGTTCTCAAATTTACGAGGCATCGAGATAAACTGCGTCGTCATGCCCTGCTTGTCCTTTAGTCCAGCATAGCCAAAGTCACGCATTTTTGCCCCTGTAACCTCGCTTAAGGCGTGCAAAGCGTCGCTTGTCGTCATATCTTTTTTAGAAATTTCAACGATCAAGTGCTCGCCGTCACCACTAAACTCATAAAGTGGTATCTCGCGCACGACAAAATCATCTGAATTTTTAGAAAAATATGCCTCGATGGGCGCATGAGTTAGCGCATAGAGCGGCTTAAAAGTGGTGGCTTCTTGCATTTTGTCTTAACCTTTTATTTGAAATTTTTGCAAAGACGCTAATCCTTGTCCGTGTTTTTGCGGCGATCCTT of Campylobacter concisus contains these proteins:
- the fliS gene encoding flagellar export chaperone FliS, with translation MNQSAYSAYAQSSFGGIESPTKLIEMLYDGILKFIFRTKKAIEAGDIEKKVYYINRTNAIFVELLNSLDYSQGDVAHYLSGLYTRQMQLLAMANIQNDIAALNEVTNVVKQLSEAWREVTSGE
- a CDS encoding flagellar basal body P-ring protein FlgI, with protein sequence MKKFLSFVAASVIATSAFATQIKELASIVGVRDNQLIGYGLVVGLNGTGDGSTSKFTIQSLSNMLQGVNVKINPDDIKSKNAAAVMVTAKLPAFARHGDKLDVVISSIGDAKSLQGGTLLMTPLKGVDGDIYALAQGALSIGGKSMGRSGGNHPTVGSILNGALVEREVTYDIYNQDSIRLSLKDTNFKTALDIQNTINANISDDAAKAIDPRTVIVKKPDDVSIIELASAVLDLDVEYKPDEKIVVDERTGTIVSGINAVVSPVVLTHGAITIKIEPNSYDEAAQNDVNIGSDTSVAPSQNLLKISGEKTTVANVTRALNKLGATPSDIISILENLKRVGAIQVDLEII
- a CDS encoding FlaG family protein, with product MEIFKAAANQVLDTSMSTSAQRQIDSRPIEHSDVKLSADKNNETKDINELDGLSNEELAKRTREVTDRLNYQMQQLDTNVRFAYNEKLNLMVVQVKDAKTGEEITQLPSKEAIRISEYFKESIGILFDKES
- the rsmD gene encoding 16S rRNA (guanine(966)-N(2))-methyltransferase RsmD, whose protein sequence is MKLYTKISSGKFKGKRLELPSLSTTRSTKSIVKESFFNVIRDEIYTLTFIEGFGGSGVMACEAVSNGAREAIAIEKDRAAFKITQSNLKSLESANLKAINGDTFAILPDLVNSQSGKVLLYLDPPFDIRAGFDDIYVKLVNLISQLKKEKIYMIVFEHNSDFKFSNEIFTYKLVKFKKFGATSLSYFQ
- the fliD gene encoding flagellar filament capping protein FliD, with product MAVGNVTNLGIGTKNSGLNDDLIKKLKEADEAGQIKPLTKRLERNDLKQKDLAALKTLVSNVNISGKTLGGEALYLKRTTNNAGKSVTASAANGVSVQNFSIDVQKLAQKDTFQSSNFKNASSLIGATNNGSFDVEIDGQKFSISVTRSTTYQDIVDKINDISGGKLQARILNVGGDKPNQIMLQSGNTGATQTIKFSNDTAGVLDKLGWDSTQFQDKDANGTLLTNPDGTPKMTSNFEKNRILKAQDAEFTYNGVNVKRSKNTFNDLRPGISITLNETGKTNVSVSQDTKEVIKAVEEFIKDYNLMTMNLGIATKYDEEKGAGTFQGVSEISSLRSNIGRLVNGQDSEGKALSKYGIVPDKDGQLQLDLNKFNAALSKDPEEIQKFFMGSSKIEPISYMGASTVSAGALDIKAGDLTINGKSVTFSTTATATAEENALKLQQAINDAGITGVTASLDNSGKRIVLKRSDGENIEVKGKAPALTTLGMSEATVNSVTKKTDGLFTKLAKMLDGVVGKKGTMIAMQNQLKDENESITKNKESTQKLLDEKYTTMQERFIKYNAIIASLENQFSTLKSMIDAEINSRK
- a CDS encoding ornithine carbamoyltransferase produces the protein MKISFECECILLQKTLLLFCGNLAAHHKDCDFVVSDREIVTKKPLFIIGKNAHLSHPFTKTTLLDTLEEFYSAMQISKANELNETKNENSLEEKISLLIDKFKADLLEILRANQ
- a CDS encoding Type 1 glutamine amidotransferase-like domain-containing protein, with the protein product MANIFLCSYFTEIASKINELVKFSGKKVAFIDTAAKFEEVNFYVYEAVEILEKFGAKLRHLDVSCANDSAALVSSQDEPSCEDKILSTISQCDIIYVSGGNTFYLLSELRKSHVAQTIKDAVQAGKIYIGESAGAIVAAPDTRYATLMDENSPNMSDFTGLNLVDFYVVPHFGCEPFVEATHEIMEKFGNLYDLRPINNAEFIAL
- the truD gene encoding tRNA pseudouridine(13) synthase TruD gives rise to the protein MQEATTFKPLYALTHAPIEAYFSKNSDDFVVREIPLYEFSGDGEHLIVEISKKDMTTSDALHALSEVTGAKMRDFGYAGLKDKQGMTTQFISMPRKFENALANFSHEKMKILNLNVHKNKLRIGHLKGNSFFIRLKKVLPSSAKKLEQAFINIDKMGYANYFGYQRFGKFGDNAETGQELLKNGTINGKKSKNVKLNDFLISAYQSDLFNRWLSKRVEISKFAQDFSLGELAQIYPYLDNAILKNLKSQKRFFKLMEGEVLGHYPHGKCFLCEDLDAEGARFDARDITSCGLIVGAKAYEAQGAAKTVEDEIFAQANEFKAKMTGSRRFAWCYLEDASYKYNEEKAHFTINFTLQKGSYATVVLEEILHKNIFE